DNA sequence from the Streptomyces tsukubensis genome:
ACCGACCCCGGGAAGTTCAACCGGTGGCTCGCCGCCCATCTCCGCGAGGACGTCCGGCACGCCCGCGGCGGAAACCTCGACGACCCGCTGAAGGCCGCCCTCGACGTACTGCGCGATCTGCGCAACGAGGTACGGCTCGCGATCGACCACGCGGGCATCACCGGCACCTCCTACCGCGACGAGGTCGTCCGCTGGTTCACCCCCCTCAACGCCTATCTCTCCATCGGCCCGCCGCCGTCGCGGGCCGAGGAGATGGCGGCCCTGATCGACTGCGGGCTGCTCACCGTCGTCGGCCCCCGCACCCGGGTCCGCCGGGACCCCGGCGGGGCCGGTTTCCTCTTCGGCTCCGACGCGGTCCCCGGCTCCCAGATCCGGGCCACCACCCTGGTGGAGGCCCGGATCCCCGACCCCGACCTGCGGCGGAGCACCGATCCGCTGCTGCGCCGGATGCTGGCGGCCGGCCAGTGCCGCCCGTACCGGATACCGGATCCGGACCCGGGCAGCGAGGGCGGTGACGGGTACGAGGGCTACGAGACCGGTGGTCTGGAGGTCACTCCGCGGCCCTACCGGGTGGTGGACGCGGCGGGGGTGCCCCATCCGCGCCGGTTCGCCTTCGGGGTGCCGACGGAGAACGTCCACTGGGCGACGGCGGCCGGGATCCGCCCCGGCGTCGGCTCGGTGATCCTGGAGGACGCGGACGCGGTGGCCAGGGCGGTGCTGGGGCTATGAACGACACGGTCACCAGCTTCGACCCCGAACTCCTCGAACTCCCCTTCTACGACGACGGGCACCGGCGCCTGGCCGGCGAGATCGGCGTCTGGTGCGACAGCTACCGCGAACTGTGGGACACCGTCCGGCGGACCGACCCCGACGAGGCCGGGCGGCGGCTGGTCGGAGTCCTCGGCGAGGACGGCTGGCTCTCCGGGCTCGACCCGGCCGCCGCCCCGTCCGGACTGCCCGGTGACATCCGGGCGCTCTGTCTGGCCCGGGAGGCCCTCGCCTACGCCGAGGACCTGGCGGACTTCGCGTACTCCATCCAGTCCCTGGCCGCGACCCCGATCATCCGGCACGGCACCCCCGAACAGCAGAAGCGGTTCCTGCCCTCGATGGCGGACGGCTCGCTGATCGGCGCCTTCGCGGTCTCCGAACAGGAGGCCGGATCGGATCTCGCGGCGGTCGCGCTCGCCGCCCGGCGCACCGGCGGCGGCGACTGGGTCCTCGACGGCCACAAGGCGTGGATCGCGCACGCCACGATCGCCGGACTGTACGTGGTGATCGCCCGCACCGGCGAAGGCCCGGGCCCGCTGGGGCTGACCGCCTTCCTGGTGCCCGCGGGAACGCCCGGGGTGCGCGTCGGGCAGAAGCTGGACGCGATCGCCCCGCGCTCCTTCGGCCATCTCGTCTTCGAACACTGCCGGCTGCCCGCGGACGCGGTCCTCGGCCGGCCGGGCCGGGGCTTCGTGGTCGCCGTCGAGCTGCTGGACCGGTTCCGGATCACGGTCGGCGCGGCCGCCTGCGGCTTCGGCCGCCGGGCCGCCGACGCGGCACTCGCCCGAACCCGGAGCCGCCGGGCCTACGGCGGCACCCTGTACGACCTCCAGCTGGTCAAGGCCCGGCTCGCCGATATGGAGATCGGGCTGAACGCGGCCGCCCTGCTGGTGGCGCGGGCCGCCTGGGAGTGCGACCGGGGCAGTCCGGGCTTCGGACGGCACGCGGGCATCGCCAAGGTGCACGCCACCGAGACCGCGCAGCGGGTCGTGGACGAGGCGGTCCAGCTCTTCGGCGCCGCCGGGGTCGTCAGGGGCGGCGTACCCGAGCGCCTCTACCGGCAGATCCGCTCGTTGCGCATCTACGAGGGCGCGAACGACGTGCTGCGGCTGGCCGTCGCCGACGCCCTCGACAACCGGCGGGCCGCACTGGCGGGCTGACGGCCCGGCACCGGAACCCCTGTCCGGAACCCCTGTCCGGAACCCCTGTCCGGGACCACCGCCGGGGACATCCACCGATGCGAAGGAGACGACGTTGTTCACCGCGTTCATCGCGTGCACCGCGTGCACCCCGTGCAGGGCAGCCAGCCCGTGCCGCCCGGCCGACGCGCCCCGGCCCGGCGAGGAGCAGCACTGATGGCGAGTCTGCCCGGGCTGTGGCTGCGCCACGAGACCCGCCCCACCGAGTCCCGGACCCCGCTGGTGCCCGCCGACGCCGCGCAACTGGTGGCCCGGGGCGTGCGGATCACCGTGGAGGAGTCGCCGCAGCGCGCCGTCGAACTCGGCGAGTACGTCCGGGCGGGCTGCGAGACGGCGCCCGCGGGCAGCTGGCCGACGGCCCCCGGCGACACCTACGTCCTCGGACTCAAGGAGCTGCCCGACGAACCGTACGCGCTGCGCCACCGGCACATCTTCTTCGGCCACGCCTACAAGGGCCAGCCCGGCGCCCGGGCCCTCCTCGGCCGGTTCACCGCGGGCGGCGGCGCCCTCCTCGACCTGGAGTACCTCACCGACGACGAGGGGCGCCGGGTGGCGGCCTTCGGCTACTGGGCGGGCTATGTCGGGGCCGCGCTCGCGGTGCTCCACCGGCGCGGGACGCTGAAGACCCCGCTGCGGACCATGGACCGGGTCGAGCTGGACGGGCTGCTGCGGGCCGGGCTGCCCGAGGAGTCCGGCGGCGGCGAGGCGCTGGTGATCGGGGCACTGGGCCGCAGCGGACGGGGCGCCTGCGATGCACTGGAGACCGCCGGGCTGACCCCGGTCCGCTGGGATCTGGCCGAAACCCGCGATCTGGACCGGGCGGCGCTGCTGCGCCACGGTCTGCTGGTGAACACGGTGCTGGTGACCCGCCCGGTGACACCGTTCCTGACCCCGGCGGATCTGGACGCCCCCGGCCGACGGCTCTCGGTGCTCTCGGACGTCACCTGCGACGCGGGCTCGGAGTGCAATGTCCTGCCGGTGTACGACTCCGTCACCTCGTGGGAGCGGCCGGTACGGCGGCTGCGCGGCGGGCCCCCGCCGCTGGACCTGATCGCCATCGACAATCTGCCGTCGCTGCTGCCCGCCGAGGCGAGCCGCGGCTTCTCGGCGGATCTCTGGCCGCAGCTGCTGAACCTGCCCGGGCCCGGGGCCTGGGGCAGCGCTCCGGACTGCCCGGCCTGGTCGCGCACGCTGCGCCGGTTCACCGAGGCCGTACTCGCCGCCCGTGTTGAGGAGGAATCCCGTGAACCGTGAACCGCGCAGCCGTACCCCCGAAACCCCGCCGCCCGCCCCCACGAGCGGTGTCGTCCACTGGGTGGGGACCGGTCTCTCCACCGGCCGCAGCGGGCTCGGTCTGCTCTGCGACCGGGCCCGGCAGGTGGTGCTGTGGGACCGTACGGCCGACCGGGCCGCCCGCCGGCTCGCCGCCCTCGGGCTGACCGGCCGGGCCGGGGCCCGCGGGCTCGAACCGGGCGCCCTGGCGGCCGCCGTGGGCCCCGGCGACGTGGTGGTGTCGATGCTGCCCGCGGCCGAGCACCCGGCGCTGCTGGACCTCGCGGCCGGGCGCGGCGCCCATTTCGCCTGCACCAGCTACACCTCGCCCGAACTGGACCGGGGCGCCGCGGCGGGCGCCGGGCGGGGTCTTGTGGTGCTCACCGAGGCCGGGCTCGACCCGGGCATCGACCATCTGCTGGCGCACGCCCTGGTGGACCGGGCCCGGCAGGCGGTGGGCGACCGGGCGGCGACCGCCGTCTTCACCTCGTACTGCGGCGGCCTCCCGGCCGTGCCCAACGATTTCCGCTACCGCTTCAGCTGGGCCCCTTACGGGGTGCTGGCCGCCCTCGGCACCCCGGCGCACTACGCCGAGGACGGCGCCTGGCGCACGGCCCGGCACCCGTGGCTCGCCACCCGGACGCTGACGCTGGCCGGGGAGGACTTCGAGGTCTACCCGAACCGCGACAGCGAGCCGTTCGCCGCCCAGTACGGCTTCCCGGACCACTGGCGGCTCGGCGGCTTCGTCCGGGGCACCCTGCGCAATGCGGGCTGGCGGGCGGCCTGGTCGGAGGTGTTCGACACGGTACGGGCCGGGGACGAGGGCCGGACCAGGGCGCTGGCGAAGCAGCTCGCGGAGCGGTATCCGACGACGGAGGCGGACCGGGACCGGGTGGTGCTCCATGTGGCGCTGGAGGTCACCGACCCGGACGGGACGCCCCGCTGGCGGGGCTCCCGGCTGCTGGACCTGACCGGGACGGCGGCGGAGAGCGCCATGGCCCGCTGTGTGTCGCTG
Encoded proteins:
- a CDS encoding acyl-CoA dehydrogenase family protein, translating into MNDTVTSFDPELLELPFYDDGHRRLAGEIGVWCDSYRELWDTVRRTDPDEAGRRLVGVLGEDGWLSGLDPAAAPSGLPGDIRALCLAREALAYAEDLADFAYSIQSLAATPIIRHGTPEQQKRFLPSMADGSLIGAFAVSEQEAGSDLAAVALAARRTGGGDWVLDGHKAWIAHATIAGLYVVIARTGEGPGPLGLTAFLVPAGTPGVRVGQKLDAIAPRSFGHLVFEHCRLPADAVLGRPGRGFVVAVELLDRFRITVGAAACGFGRRAADAALARTRSRRAYGGTLYDLQLVKARLADMEIGLNAAALLVARAAWECDRGSPGFGRHAGIAKVHATETAQRVVDEAVQLFGAAGVVRGGVPERLYRQIRSLRIYEGANDVLRLAVADALDNRRAALAG
- a CDS encoding saccharopine dehydrogenase, which codes for MASLPGLWLRHETRPTESRTPLVPADAAQLVARGVRITVEESPQRAVELGEYVRAGCETAPAGSWPTAPGDTYVLGLKELPDEPYALRHRHIFFGHAYKGQPGARALLGRFTAGGGALLDLEYLTDDEGRRVAAFGYWAGYVGAALAVLHRRGTLKTPLRTMDRVELDGLLRAGLPEESGGGEALVIGALGRSGRGACDALETAGLTPVRWDLAETRDLDRAALLRHGLLVNTVLVTRPVTPFLTPADLDAPGRRLSVLSDVTCDAGSECNVLPVYDSVTSWERPVRRLRGGPPPLDLIAIDNLPSLLPAEASRGFSADLWPQLLNLPGPGAWGSAPDCPAWSRTLRRFTEAVLAARVEEESREP
- a CDS encoding saccharopine dehydrogenase C-terminal domain-containing protein; translation: MNREPRSRTPETPPPAPTSGVVHWVGTGLSTGRSGLGLLCDRARQVVLWDRTADRAARRLAALGLTGRAGARGLEPGALAAAVGPGDVVVSMLPAAEHPALLDLAAGRGAHFACTSYTSPELDRGAAAGAGRGLVVLTEAGLDPGIDHLLAHALVDRARQAVGDRAATAVFTSYCGGLPAVPNDFRYRFSWAPYGVLAALGTPAHYAEDGAWRTARHPWLATRTLTLAGEDFEVYPNRDSEPFAAQYGFPDHWRLGGFVRGTLRNAGWRAAWSEVFDTVRAGDEGRTRALAKQLAERYPTTEADRDRVVLHVALEVTDPDGTPRWRGSRLLDLTGTAAESAMARCVSLPLALGVVRVLDGALRPGLNRAAETPAEAAAWLEALAGHGLTAAAEESTAAGNPGTSSAPDVSGGTADPLRPASRTERGAPPEGEVPHGA